The sequence below is a genomic window from Tistrella mobilis.
CGGTCGCTGCGGTTGGCGCCGCCGCTGTGCCAGAGCGTGCCCAGGAACAGCACCACCGACCCCGCCGGCATCACCACCGGGATCGCCGCCTCCGCCTCTTCAGGCGTCGGCAGGCGGTTGCCCCAGCGATGGCTGCCGGGGATCACCCGTGTCGCGCCATTCAGCGGCGTGAAGTCATCCAGCGCCATGATCGTCGCCGCCCCCAGCACCGGCCGCGGCCGGGGCAGGCTGTAGAAACTGTCGTCGAAATGCAGCGCCTGCGCCTCTTCGCCGGGCAGGATGTCGATCACCTGCAATTGCGACAGCAGGTAATTGGGCTCGAACACCCGGTCGAGCAGGGCCAGCACCAGGGGATGTTCGACCAGCGGGTTGCAGGCCAGGGTCTTGGCGATGACCGCGTAAAGCCGGCGGGTCTTCAGCCCTTCGAAGGGGTTGCGGCCGCCGCGCGGCGCCATATGCGGCAAGACCGCCGCCCGCATCCGCGCCACCTCGTCGGGCGGGAACAGATTTTCCAGGATGACATAGCCGTCGCGCTCCAGCGCGGTCCAGGCGTCCTCCACCCGCGCGGGCGGTGCCGTGTCCTGGCTGCCGGCGGTGGAGTGGTATTTGCGCGGCGAACCGGTGCTGGCATAGTCGTCGAGGCCGTCGAGCATCAGCGGGGCCATGGGCGGGTTTCCTCCTCCGGTTGCGGCATCCATGCCGTTCTGGCCTTCAAGGATGGCGGCTGTAACCACCCGGGACAATGACGGGGCGTCTCACGCGACATGACCGAAAGCCCGCCTCCCCGCCGCCGCTGGATCACCCCCACCATCCCGGCCCGCTTCGTGCGGGAGCTGACCGACCGGCTGCCGCTGGCGGCCGACACCCTGCGCCGCATCCACCAGCGGGCCGGCATCGATCCGCGGCTGCTGGAGGCCGACGAGCCGCGGGTGGCGCCGATCGCCTACCGGCGCCTGCAACGGCTGGCGGTGGGGGCCGCGGGGGATGAATTCCTGGGCCATCTGGCCCGGCCGGTGCCGCCGGGAACGACGGCGGAACTGCTCAGGCTGCTGGCCCATATGCCTTCCACCGGCCATGCGATCGACGGCATCGCGCGCATGATCCGGGTGTTCGACGGTGCACCGCCCTGGCGGATCGATCTGCCCGAGGGCCCGGCCGGCCCTGTTCGCCTGCATCTGACCCCCCGCAATGCCGTGCAGGCCGATGCGCTGCTGATGGTGCATCTGATCCTGCTCGGGCTGATCCATGTCATCGGCTGGCTGGCGGGAGAGGCGCCGCCGCTGCGCCGGGTGATGCTGCCCGATCGCTTCGCGGCGCTTGCCGCCGAATCAGCCTTCCTGTTCGGCCGGCCGGTAGAACATGGCGCGATGCCGGGCGGGCTGGAATTCGGTCCCGGCAGCTTCGCCCTGCCGGTCACCGCGCGGCCCGACGGCGCCGGCGCCTTCACCCGCCGGCTGGTGGAGCTGATGACCCAGCCCACCGCGCCGGCCGGAACCGAAGCGGCGCTTCGCCATCTGCTTGCCGCCACCCGCCCCTATGCCGGGCTCAGCGAAACGGCGGCCGCACGGGCGCTGGGTCTGTCGCGGGCGACCCTCGCCCGCCGGCTTGCATCTTCCGGCATGTCATTCCGTCTGGTCCGCGACGAGTTGCGCCGCGATCTGGCCTGCAGCCTGTTGAGGCGCACCGAACTTTCGCTCGCAGACATCGCCGAACGGCTGGGCTTCTCGGAACCCAGCGCCTTCCAGCGGGCCTTCCGCCAGTGGACGGGCCAGCCTCCGGCACGCTGGCGGCGGTTGAACCGCTGACGGGAAATCGATCAACTTCGGCTTTTCGCACTTTCGTTCCTGACTATATGATGACCGAAACGAAAGCCGGCGGCCCAAGGGACCGCCAGGCAGACCCGCAGCCGAGGACGCGCCGCCGATGTACCTGTCTCCCCGCCATGCCGAAATCGTCCAGCTTGCCAAGGACAAGGGCCGGATCCTGGTCGACGAGCTGGCGACGCATTTCGGGGTGACGCCGCAGACCATCCGCAAGGATCTGAACGACCTCTGTGAACGCCGGCTGCTGACCCGCATCCATGGCGGCGCGCTGTTCCCGTCGGGCGTGCAGAACATGGAATACGAGGCGCGCAGCCTGATCGCCTCGGACGAGAAGACCGCCATCG
It includes:
- a CDS encoding phytanoyl-CoA dioxygenase family protein produces the protein MAPLMLDGLDDYASTGSPRKYHSTAGSQDTAPPARVEDAWTALERDGYVILENLFPPDEVARMRAAVLPHMAPRGGRNPFEGLKTRRLYAVIAKTLACNPLVEHPLVLALLDRVFEPNYLLSQLQVIDILPGEEAQALHFDDSFYSLPRPRPVLGAATIMALDDFTPLNGATRVIPGSHRWGNRLPTPEEAEAAIPVVMPAGSVVLFLGTLWHSGGANRSDRPRLALTAQYCAPWCRQQENFSLSVPLPVVKQCSEHVRRMLGYSIHAPFMGMVDGMHPKRLLEDRPAIGS
- a CDS encoding helix-turn-helix domain-containing protein, with the translated sequence MTESPPPRRRWITPTIPARFVRELTDRLPLAADTLRRIHQRAGIDPRLLEADEPRVAPIAYRRLQRLAVGAAGDEFLGHLARPVPPGTTAELLRLLAHMPSTGHAIDGIARMIRVFDGAPPWRIDLPEGPAGPVRLHLTPRNAVQADALLMVHLILLGLIHVIGWLAGEAPPLRRVMLPDRFAALAAESAFLFGRPVEHGAMPGGLEFGPGSFALPVTARPDGAGAFTRRLVELMTQPTAPAGTEAALRHLLAATRPYAGLSETAAARALGLSRATLARRLASSGMSFRLVRDELRRDLACSLLRRTELSLADIAERLGFSEPSAFQRAFRQWTGQPPARWRRLNR